The following coding sequences are from one Ochotona princeps isolate mOchPri1 chromosome 8, mOchPri1.hap1, whole genome shotgun sequence window:
- the LOC131480939 gene encoding phosphatidylethanolamine-binding protein 1-like has protein sequence MPVDLSKWSGPLSLQEVEERPQHPLQVTYGGVVVDELGKVLTPTQVKNRPTSIAWDGLDPGKLYTLVLTDPDAPSRKDPKYREWHHFLVVNMKGNDISSGTVLSYYVGSGPPKGTGLHRYVWLVYEQDGPLKCDEPILSNRSGDNRGKFKVASFRKKYQLGTPVAGSCYQAEWDDYVPKLYEQLSGK, from the coding sequence ATGCCGGTCGATCTCAGCAAGTGGTCCGGGCCCTTGAGCCTGCAGGAGGTGGAGGAGCGGCCGCAGCACCCACTGCAGGTCACCTATGGCGGTGTGGTGGTGGACGAGCTGGGCAAGGTGCTGACGCCCACTCAGGTTAAGAACAGGCCCACCAGCATTGCTTGGGATGGGCTTGATCCAGGAAAACTGTACACCTTGGTCCTGACAGACCCTGATGCGCCCAGCAGGAAGGACCCCAAATACAGGGAGTGGCACCACTTTCTGGTGGTCAACATGAAAGGCAATGACATCAGCAGTGGCACCGTCCTCTCTTATTACGTGGGCTCCGGGCCTCCCAAGGGCACAGGCCTCCACCGCTACGTCTGGCTGGTTTACGAGCAGGATGGGCCGCTCAAGTGCGACGAGCCCATTCTCAGCAACCGCTCTGGTGACAACCGCGGCAAGTTCAAGGTGGCATCCTTCCGCAAAAAGTACCAGCTGGGGACGCCGGTGGCCGGCTCATGTTACCAGGCCGAGTGGGATGACTACGTGCCCAAGCTGTACGAGCAGCTGTCTGGGAAGTAG